A genome region from Haloarcula rubripromontorii includes the following:
- a CDS encoding right-handed parallel beta-helix repeat-containing protein → MRNTRPRLTALLLSILLTLAVMPAGVAGTQTAAETVTVDKSGSADYRSIQAAVDAADSGDTVEVRPGIYREEIRINESITLVAPDRAILDGSRFVNGTGVTLAGTAEANVTGFTVRNYRFGLAANGTSGDWTVTETTVIAADVGVYAPNTTGDWTIEDAAVASTTYSGVFARGTSGDWTIRDTRFVDVGGDGADVRGSTGDWTVEAVVVDRSGADGVDASSTTGDWTVQNTEVRRSDTGVKAINSEGNWTVTDLTVTQSDTGLVTAFSTGAWTLEDTTLETRDIGVFTARTTGVWTIQNTTIESRQQGIHAIKTNASWTVSESTISVTAAKNAIGVDARSATEGWSLTDVTIESPGTEVAE, encoded by the coding sequence ATGAGAAACACGCGTCCGAGGCTAACTGCCCTCCTGTTGTCGATACTGCTGACACTGGCTGTCATGCCAGCCGGCGTGGCTGGGACCCAGACAGCAGCGGAGACAGTGACCGTCGACAAATCCGGGAGTGCCGATTACCGGTCGATACAGGCCGCCGTGGACGCCGCTGATAGCGGTGACACCGTCGAAGTCAGGCCGGGCATCTACCGTGAGGAGATCCGGATCAACGAGAGTATTACCCTCGTCGCACCTGACCGGGCGATACTGGACGGGTCGCGGTTCGTCAACGGGACCGGCGTCACGCTGGCCGGCACAGCCGAAGCGAACGTCACCGGATTCACCGTGCGGAACTACCGCTTCGGTCTCGCGGCCAACGGAACCAGCGGCGACTGGACGGTCACTGAGACGACTGTCATCGCCGCCGATGTCGGCGTCTACGCGCCCAACACGACTGGAGACTGGACTATCGAGGACGCCGCCGTCGCCAGCACGACCTACAGCGGCGTGTTCGCCCGCGGCACCAGCGGCGACTGGACGATTCGCGATACCCGCTTCGTCGATGTCGGTGGCGACGGCGCTGATGTCCGTGGGTCTACGGGCGACTGGACGGTCGAAGCGGTGGTCGTCGACCGATCCGGTGCTGACGGCGTCGACGCATCCAGTACGACTGGCGACTGGACGGTCCAGAACACGGAGGTCCGCCGAAGCGATACGGGCGTCAAAGCTATTAACAGCGAAGGTAACTGGACGGTCACCGACCTGACGGTCACACAGAGCGACACCGGCCTTGTGACCGCCTTTTCGACTGGCGCTTGGACACTCGAAGATACCACGCTCGAAACCCGAGATATTGGGGTCTTCACTGCTCGTACGACCGGTGTGTGGACCATCCAAAATACGACTATCGAGAGCCGACAGCAGGGAATCCACGCCATCAAGACGAACGCCTCGTGGACTGTCTCTGAGTCGACTATCTCCGTGACCGCGGCAAAGAATGCTATCGGTGTCGATGCCCGGTCTGCGACCGAAGGCTGGTCACTTACCGATGTCACCATCGAAAGCCCCGGTACCGAAGTCGCCGAGTAA
- a CDS encoding DEAD/DEAH box helicase family protein gives MLELTYESGTIRVSGDPPSDLPGVEYDRRSQTGRAPACRYAELAAALDERGLAYEDCVCSLPTLSLSTAYDLRDYQQAALDAWRGAEDRGCLELPTGSGKTVIGIAAMVALGTPTLVVVPTIDLLEQWQRELQQEFDQPVGRMGGGEQRVEDITVSTYDSAYLRADELGDRFGLVVFDEVHHLGGEGYQDIARLLAAPARLGLTATFERPDGAHETIEDLVGPLARRVSIDDLAGEHLADYDIKRIEVSLTPDERDRYEEHQGTFTDYLKRSNIQLRSGSDYQELVKRSGNDPAAREALLAKQRAREVMMNARRKVDRLATILDRHREDRIIVFTAHTDLVYRLSERFLIPAITHETDASERREILERFRDGTYSRVVTANVLDEGVDVPDANVAVVLSGSGSEREFTQRLGRILRPKADSGRALLYELVTEETAEERVARRRR, from the coding sequence GTGCTGGAGCTGACGTACGAGTCTGGAACAATCCGCGTGTCGGGGGACCCGCCGTCGGACCTGCCCGGCGTCGAGTACGACCGGCGTTCACAGACAGGGCGAGCGCCGGCCTGCCGGTACGCCGAACTCGCGGCCGCACTCGATGAGCGTGGGCTGGCATACGAGGACTGCGTCTGCTCGCTCCCAACACTGTCGCTCTCGACGGCGTACGACCTCAGAGACTACCAGCAGGCGGCGCTTGACGCCTGGCGAGGGGCCGAAGACAGGGGCTGTCTCGAATTACCGACGGGGAGTGGCAAGACGGTTATCGGCATCGCGGCGATGGTCGCGCTGGGGACACCGACGCTGGTCGTCGTCCCGACTATCGACCTGCTGGAGCAGTGGCAGCGCGAGCTACAGCAGGAGTTTGACCAGCCGGTCGGCCGCATGGGCGGGGGCGAACAGCGCGTCGAGGACATCACGGTGTCGACGTATGATTCGGCGTACCTGCGGGCCGACGAACTCGGCGACCGGTTCGGGCTCGTGGTCTTCGACGAGGTCCACCACCTCGGCGGGGAGGGCTATCAGGATATCGCTCGTCTGCTCGCTGCCCCGGCTCGACTCGGGCTGACGGCGACGTTCGAGCGGCCGGACGGAGCTCACGAGACCATCGAAGACCTCGTCGGGCCGCTCGCCCGGCGGGTCAGCATCGACGACCTGGCGGGCGAGCACCTCGCGGACTACGATATCAAGCGCATCGAAGTTTCACTCACGCCGGACGAACGGGACCGCTACGAGGAACATCAGGGGACGTTCACCGACTATCTCAAGCGCTCCAACATCCAGCTCCGGTCCGGCAGCGACTATCAGGAACTCGTGAAGCGGTCCGGCAACGACCCGGCGGCCCGGGAGGCGCTGCTCGCGAAACAGCGCGCCCGCGAGGTGATGATGAATGCTCGGCGGAAGGTCGACCGGCTGGCGACGATTCTGGACCGCCACCGCGAGGACCGGATCATCGTTTTCACTGCCCACACCGACCTCGTGTACCGCCTCTCGGAGCGGTTTCTCATTCCCGCGATAACGCACGAGACTGACGCGAGCGAGCGTCGGGAGATCTTAGAGCGGTTCCGCGACGGGACGTACTCCCGGGTCGTGACGGCGAACGTCCTTGATGAGGGTGTTGACGTACCCGACGCGAACGTCGCCGTCGTCCTCTCAGGAAGCGGCTCTGAGCGGGAGTTTACACAGCGGCTTGGCCGGATTCTTCGGCCGAAGGCCGACAGCGGGCGGGCACTGCTGTACGAACTCGTGACAGAGGAGACCGCCGAGGAGCGAGTTGCCAGGCGACGGCGGTAG
- a CDS encoding DUF790 family protein has protein sequence MLTKDLLRVSRAGGGYHLQFADADAERLAARVLGIYQGHVGESRERLETALADIEREADDFKLVRGLAKLVEREATFETRAPVDPVRARRRVFEAAADAGVVSEAEREQALAAAADHFGTDAETLADALYADRDSRQILTAVDSRWGPDALRTQYNLSLAQTALFDATEVRVRSSDPKALVSAVKRLRLMYEIRRAEDGREVVVTGPDALFSNTRRYGTRFARLLRTVAAAGEWDLTATIDDRGTERELTLSEADVSIPGVEPVTEVSYDSGVEADFAGRFAALDLDWDLIREPEPLAAGEHVVIPDFAFEWRPGADTGVRDTGGEEPDGTDGDAPFRVFFEIMGFWTPEYVEKKLARLDALEDVEMLVAVDESLGVGEEIEATDNRAIPYTGTVSVKDVRDALRPYEERLVRESAAEIPDELRPDDAVISLADLAVAYGVSEVALEDVSFPTHELVGRTLVDPAVLDELAEQIEPGMAYETASERLDAHGIADDSAALARLGYRVAWEGLGSGTIEPRDPEA, from the coding sequence GTGCTGACGAAAGACCTCCTGCGCGTCTCGCGGGCCGGCGGCGGCTATCACCTGCAGTTCGCCGACGCCGACGCGGAGCGGCTGGCGGCCCGCGTGCTCGGTATCTACCAGGGCCACGTCGGCGAGTCCCGCGAGAGGCTGGAGACCGCACTCGCGGACATAGAGCGTGAAGCTGACGATTTCAAGCTGGTCCGCGGGCTGGCGAAGCTCGTCGAGCGGGAGGCCACGTTCGAGACGCGGGCCCCGGTCGACCCCGTTCGCGCCCGTCGTCGGGTGTTCGAGGCCGCTGCAGATGCCGGGGTTGTGAGCGAGGCCGAGCGAGAACAGGCACTCGCAGCGGCCGCCGACCACTTCGGCACGGACGCCGAGACGCTGGCCGACGCGCTGTACGCCGACCGGGACTCGCGACAGATCCTCACTGCGGTGGACTCTCGCTGGGGGCCGGACGCACTGCGGACCCAATACAACCTCTCGCTTGCGCAGACAGCACTGTTCGACGCGACCGAGGTCCGCGTCCGCTCCTCGGACCCGAAGGCGCTCGTCTCGGCGGTCAAACGCCTCCGACTCATGTACGAGATCCGCCGAGCGGAGGACGGTCGGGAGGTCGTCGTCACGGGCCCCGACGCGCTGTTCTCGAACACGCGACGGTACGGCACCCGCTTCGCTCGCCTCCTGCGAACGGTCGCGGCCGCGGGCGAATGGGACCTCACGGCGACCATCGACGACCGTGGCACCGAGCGAGAACTCACCCTCTCCGAGGCCGACGTGTCGATTCCCGGTGTCGAGCCCGTAACGGAGGTCAGCTACGACAGCGGGGTCGAAGCGGACTTCGCGGGCCGGTTCGCCGCGCTGGACCTTGACTGGGACCTGATACGCGAACCGGAGCCGCTGGCGGCGGGCGAACACGTCGTCATTCCGGACTTCGCCTTCGAGTGGCGACCCGGCGCGGACACCGGGGTACGGGATACGGGTGGAGAGGAGCCAGATGGGACCGACGGCGACGCGCCGTTCCGCGTCTTCTTCGAGATTATGGGCTTCTGGACGCCGGAGTACGTCGAGAAGAAACTTGCTCGCCTTGACGCACTGGAGGACGTGGAGATGCTGGTCGCCGTCGACGAGTCACTCGGCGTCGGAGAGGAAATCGAAGCGACGGATAACAGGGCGATTCCCTACACCGGGACGGTCAGCGTGAAAGACGTCCGGGACGCACTGCGGCCCTACGAGGAACGGCTGGTGCGGGAGAGTGCCGCAGAGATACCCGACGAACTCCGACCGGACGACGCTGTCATCTCGCTCGCCGACCTCGCTGTGGCGTACGGCGTCAGTGAAGTCGCGCTGGAAGACGTTTCCTTTCCTACCCACGAACTGGTCGGCCGCACACTCGTCGACCCTGCCGTGCTGGACGAGCTGGCCGAGCAGATCGAGCCCGGCATGGCCTACGAGACGGCGAGCGAGCGACTGGATGCCCACGGTATCGCGGACGACAGCGCCGCCCTCGCGCGACTCGGCTACCGGGTCGCCTGGGAGGGTCTGGGGAGCGGGACCATCGAACCGCGGGACCCAGAAGCGTAG
- a CDS encoding DUF7122 family protein — protein sequence MSDQSTEFTRLPETDDERDDPERATREEVLDFWAERFGVPSETFEGYTFWERGAGKLWLYRGHPPSPVDIEGLGMTFLRTRQEHWKPTLEAVQRFGEHASRNVIHLDEDAAQAFVAGEDQELDWDGDWGYLVVTHDLAGEAEPVGVGLYVYGELRSQVPKGRRREL from the coding sequence ATGAGCGACCAGAGCACGGAGTTCACGCGGCTCCCGGAGACAGACGACGAGCGAGACGATCCCGAGCGAGCGACCCGCGAGGAAGTGCTGGACTTCTGGGCCGAGCGGTTCGGCGTCCCTTCGGAGACGTTCGAGGGGTACACCTTCTGGGAACGCGGCGCTGGCAAACTGTGGCTGTACCGGGGTCACCCGCCGTCACCGGTGGATATCGAAGGACTGGGAATGACGTTCCTGCGGACGCGTCAGGAACACTGGAAACCGACGCTGGAGGCCGTCCAGCGGTTCGGCGAGCACGCCAGCCGGAACGTCATCCACCTCGATGAGGACGCCGCCCAAGCGTTCGTGGCCGGCGAGGATCAGGAACTCGACTGGGACGGCGACTGGGGATATCTCGTCGTCACTCACGACCTCGCCGGTGAGGCCGAACCGGTCGGTGTCGGCCTGTACGTCTACGGCGAACTCAGGTCGCAGGTGCCGAAGGGCCGCCGCCGGGAACTCTGA
- a CDS encoding RsmB/NOP family class I SAM-dependent RNA methyltransferase: MEPLDRYRPIVDDFEAFIDACERPLPSAVRVNTIKTTVERVQTALADADIAVEPVDWHDGLFVLPKDSPGANWPYFHGWIHGQEEVSVIPATVLDPQPGDRVWDACAAPGSKTTQLAALMDDTGEVVATDNNLGRISALRTNTERLGATTVAVTHEDGRNHSLKPFGGEGYDRALVDVPCSCEGTIRKNPDTLEDWSLSHVEGISGVQKGILKRAVEVTEPGGTVVYSTCTFAPEENEAVLDYVLDEVACEIVDYDLPLNHAPGITEWQDETYDPSVADAKRIYPHHNDTGGFFCAKLEVPAE, translated from the coding sequence ATGGAACCTCTCGACCGCTACCGACCCATCGTCGACGACTTCGAGGCGTTCATCGATGCGTGTGAACGCCCGCTGCCGTCGGCCGTCAGGGTCAACACGATCAAAACTACCGTCGAGCGGGTTCAGACGGCGCTCGCGGACGCGGATATCGCCGTCGAGCCCGTCGACTGGCACGACGGCCTGTTCGTCCTGCCCAAGGACTCTCCCGGCGCGAACTGGCCGTACTTCCACGGCTGGATTCACGGGCAGGAAGAAGTGTCAGTGATTCCCGCAACCGTACTGGACCCGCAGCCCGGCGACCGGGTCTGGGACGCCTGCGCGGCACCGGGGAGCAAGACGACCCAGCTCGCCGCGCTGATGGACGACACCGGTGAAGTCGTCGCAACCGACAACAACCTCGGACGGATTTCGGCGCTGCGGACCAACACCGAGCGACTGGGCGCGACGACTGTGGCCGTCACTCACGAGGACGGCCGCAACCACTCGCTCAAGCCCTTCGGCGGCGAGGGGTACGACCGCGCGCTCGTCGATGTCCCCTGCTCGTGCGAAGGGACCATCCGAAAGAACCCCGATACGCTGGAGGACTGGTCGCTCTCGCACGTCGAGGGTATCTCCGGCGTCCAGAAAGGCATCCTCAAGCGAGCCGTCGAGGTGACCGAGCCAGGCGGAACCGTTGTCTACTCCACCTGTACGTTCGCACCGGAGGAAAACGAGGCCGTGCTGGACTACGTGCTCGACGAGGTGGCCTGTGAAATCGTGGACTACGACCTCCCACTCAACCACGCCCCGGGGATCACCGAGTGGCAGGACGAGACCTACGACCCGAGCGTGGCCGATGCCAAGCGCATCTATCCCCACCACAACGACACGGGCGGGTTCTTCTGTGCAAAACTGGAGGTGCCCGCGGAATGA
- a CDS encoding proteasome assembly chaperone family protein yields MAFKPPATDIRDMAHIQVHRDDIALDSPTLVEGLPGVGLVGKIAADHLVDLYDMEYYASAHCEGLPEIAVYGTDDPDVRPPVRLYADEDRDLLVLQSDAPISPSGAKEFASCMVGWFEASDATPIYLSGRPAEKDGVPGVYGISTGDGARMLEEADVNPPSENGAITGPTGALVHESQRIGLTSVGLIVEADQQFPDPEAARALLQTGISPLTDFEIDTEALVEQAEEIGRAKAQLAQQLQENQEESTSARPLGMYQ; encoded by the coding sequence ATGGCTTTCAAGCCGCCGGCGACCGACATTCGAGATATGGCACATATACAGGTCCACCGCGACGATATCGCCCTTGACTCCCCGACACTGGTCGAGGGGCTCCCGGGTGTTGGACTCGTCGGTAAGATAGCCGCTGACCACCTCGTCGATCTCTACGACATGGAGTACTACGCGTCGGCTCACTGCGAAGGGCTGCCAGAAATCGCCGTGTACGGAACTGACGACCCGGACGTTCGCCCGCCGGTCCGACTGTACGCGGACGAGGATCGTGACCTGCTCGTCCTTCAGAGCGACGCCCCGATCTCCCCTTCCGGCGCGAAAGAGTTCGCTAGCTGTATGGTCGGCTGGTTCGAGGCTAGCGATGCGACGCCGATCTACCTCAGCGGCCGTCCTGCCGAGAAAGATGGGGTTCCGGGCGTGTACGGCATCTCGACGGGCGACGGGGCGAGAATGCTTGAGGAGGCGGACGTCAATCCGCCCTCTGAGAACGGCGCGATTACCGGGCCAACCGGCGCGCTGGTCCACGAGTCACAGCGAATCGGGCTGACGAGTGTCGGACTCATCGTCGAAGCCGACCAGCAGTTCCCCGACCCGGAGGCGGCGCGGGCACTGCTCCAGACGGGCATCAGTCCGCTCACTGACTTCGAGATCGACACTGAGGCGCTGGTTGAGCAGGCCGAAGAAATCGGGCGCGCCAAGGCACAGCTTGCACAGCAACTACAGGAGAATCAAGAGGAGAGCACGAGCGCACGGCCGCTCGGGATGTATCAGTAA
- the sppA gene encoding signal peptide peptidase SppA, with product MAGADDIVRGLLVVIVVAIGTVLGWVLFVRTPDSLAQLLGVLLVVAVAVATARLGSNIAGSLLPAHNVAEVAVEGPISRDGGGGITSPPVGASADDIVEQIERADEDRGSEALLLKLNTPGGEIVPSEDIRIAAEQFDGPTIAYATDVCASGGYDIAAGCDELWAREGSIVGSIGVVGSRVNAKDLADRLGLSYEQFTAGEYKDAGVPLKEMTEDEREYLQGIVDDYYDQFIDTVAEGREMDAETLRDTEARIFLGEEADERGLVDRLGTRDDVEASLEQRLGEAVTIKEYEPERGLAGKLRGGAQQVAFALGAGIASVADGDIEGLSFRR from the coding sequence ATGGCGGGCGCAGATGACATCGTTCGTGGGCTACTGGTCGTAATCGTCGTCGCTATCGGCACGGTTCTGGGGTGGGTGCTGTTTGTCAGAACACCTGACAGCCTCGCCCAGTTGCTCGGCGTCCTGCTGGTCGTCGCTGTCGCCGTCGCCACAGCCCGTCTCGGCAGCAACATCGCCGGCTCCCTCCTCCCAGCACACAACGTCGCGGAGGTCGCTGTTGAAGGGCCAATCAGCCGTGACGGCGGTGGCGGCATCACCAGTCCGCCGGTCGGGGCGTCGGCCGACGACATCGTCGAACAGATCGAACGGGCCGACGAGGACCGCGGCTCCGAGGCGCTACTCTTGAAGCTGAACACGCCGGGCGGCGAAATCGTCCCAAGCGAGGACATCCGCATCGCCGCCGAGCAGTTCGACGGTCCGACCATCGCTTACGCGACGGATGTCTGTGCCAGCGGCGGCTACGACATCGCCGCCGGCTGTGACGAGCTGTGGGCGCGCGAGGGCTCTATCGTCGGCTCCATCGGCGTCGTCGGCTCGCGGGTCAACGCCAAGGACCTGGCCGACCGCCTGGGCCTCTCTTACGAGCAGTTCACCGCCGGTGAGTACAAGGACGCCGGCGTCCCGCTGAAAGAAATGACCGAGGACGAGCGCGAGTACCTGCAGGGCATCGTCGACGACTACTACGACCAGTTCATCGACACCGTGGCCGAGGGCCGCGAGATGGACGCCGAGACGCTCAGAGACACCGAGGCGCGCATCTTCCTCGGCGAGGAGGCGGACGAGCGTGGGCTCGTCGACCGGCTCGGCACGCGAGACGATGTCGAGGCGAGTCTGGAACAACGGCTGGGTGAGGCTGTGACGATCAAGGAGTACGAACCTGAACGCGGGCTGGCAGGGAAACTCCGCGGGGGGGCACAGCAGGTCGCCTTCGCCCTCGGTGCGGGTATCGCCAGCGTCGCCGACGGCGATATCGAGGGCCTCTCCTTCCGGCGATAG
- a CDS encoding DUF373 family protein: MTTLVVCIDRDSPAAAACPVVGRDAVESLITQTGVVDPEDSRVNCLLEGLAVTDELEAEGSSPVLAVVGGGSDSVGSDREIAGQIDDLVAEHDPDSAVVVVDSADDERLVPIIESRVQVDAVDRVVVRQARDIESTYYLLKQFLADEELRKTVLVPVGIIMLAFPLLLVVTSPTIAVGAIAAAVGVFLIYKGLGIDAYLSRLPGQTREALYSGQVSLVTYVVAAGLSLVGIFAGVLGVSAVGDISPFLLANRFAFASVPWLTGAALAASLGRLLDELIQQEGVRSAYVNLPFGAVAVGLVVRGFSAYFLERGGVFEPFQVPETNLGIVQIQGFLLEAGTRLALFILAGILISLVGVRVATYVSHTDIEDELVE, encoded by the coding sequence GTGACTACGCTGGTGGTGTGTATCGACAGAGACAGTCCGGCCGCAGCGGCGTGTCCCGTCGTCGGCCGCGACGCCGTCGAGTCACTCATCACCCAGACAGGCGTCGTTGACCCGGAAGACAGCCGGGTCAACTGCCTCCTCGAAGGGCTCGCAGTCACGGATGAACTCGAAGCCGAGGGGTCCTCGCCGGTCCTCGCCGTCGTCGGCGGCGGGAGCGACAGCGTCGGCTCGGACCGCGAAATCGCCGGCCAGATAGACGACCTGGTCGCCGAACACGACCCGGATTCTGCGGTCGTCGTCGTCGACAGCGCCGACGACGAGCGGCTGGTTCCCATCATCGAGAGCCGCGTTCAGGTCGACGCCGTCGACCGCGTCGTCGTCCGCCAGGCCCGCGACATCGAGTCGACGTACTACCTGCTCAAGCAGTTCCTGGCCGACGAGGAACTTCGCAAGACGGTGCTGGTCCCCGTGGGAATCATCATGCTCGCGTTCCCGCTGTTGCTCGTCGTCACCAGCCCGACCATCGCCGTCGGCGCTATCGCGGCCGCCGTCGGCGTGTTCCTCATCTACAAGGGACTGGGTATCGACGCGTACCTGTCGCGGCTTCCCGGCCAGACCCGGGAAGCGCTGTACTCGGGACAGGTGTCGCTCGTGACCTACGTCGTCGCCGCCGGCCTCTCGCTCGTCGGCATCTTCGCCGGGGTGCTGGGCGTCTCTGCGGTCGGCGATATCAGCCCCTTCCTGCTTGCGAACCGCTTCGCCTTCGCGTCCGTCCCGTGGCTGACCGGCGCGGCGCTGGCCGCCTCGCTCGGTCGCCTGCTGGACGAACTCATCCAGCAAGAGGGGGTCCGGAGCGCGTACGTGAATCTCCCGTTCGGTGCGGTCGCGGTCGGCCTCGTCGTTCGTGGCTTTTCTGCATACTTTCTCGAACGCGGTGGCGTGTTCGAGCCGTTTCAGGTGCCGGAGACGAACCTCGGCATCGTACAGATTCAGGGGTTCTTGCTGGAGGCTGGCACCCGTCTCGCGCTATTCATCCTCGCGGGTATCCTCATCAGCCTCGTTGGTGTCCGAGTGGCGACATACGTCAGCCACACCGATATCGAAGATGAACTGGTGGAATAG
- a CDS encoding diphthine--ammonia ligase, which translates to MTDGAWVSLFSGGKDSSWALYRALERGHPVERLVTVHPDGDSYMYHVPATRLARLAAESIGIPLVEVEPDDFEAENVSDSGEQGDAELEPLEAALRELDAELDGGITGVTAGAVESEYQTTRIESMADRLEANVFAPLWQENPRDLADAMLDAGFEIQIIRVAAYGLDESWLGRTLDADALDELEALNDEYGVHILGEGGEFETLVTDGPHMDRRIELAYETEWDGSRGTLTIDDAWLA; encoded by the coding sequence ATGACAGACGGCGCGTGGGTTTCGCTGTTCTCCGGCGGCAAAGACTCCTCGTGGGCGCTGTACCGGGCACTGGAACGGGGCCATCCCGTCGAACGCCTGGTGACGGTCCACCCGGACGGCGATTCCTACATGTACCACGTCCCGGCGACCCGGTTAGCCCGCCTGGCTGCCGAGAGTATCGGCATCCCACTGGTCGAGGTCGAGCCTGATGATTTCGAGGCCGAGAACGTGTCCGACTCGGGCGAGCAGGGCGACGCCGAACTCGAACCGCTGGAAGCTGCGCTGCGCGAACTCGACGCTGAACTGGACGGCGGCATCACCGGTGTCACCGCCGGGGCTGTCGAGAGCGAGTACCAGACGACCCGCATCGAATCGATGGCCGACCGCCTCGAAGCCAACGTCTTCGCGCCGCTGTGGCAGGAAAACCCCCGGGACCTCGCTGACGCGATGCTGGACGCCGGCTTCGAGATACAGATTATTCGCGTGGCCGCCTACGGCCTCGACGAGTCCTGGCTGGGTCGCACGCTCGACGCAGACGCGCTCGACGAACTGGAAGCACTCAACGACGAGTACGGCGTCCACATCCTCGGTGAGGGCGGCGAGTTCGAGACGCTCGTGACCGACGGCCCGCACATGGACCGCCGCATCGAACTGGCCTACGAGACGGAGTGGGACGGCAGTCGGGGGACGCTCACAATCGACGACGCGTGGCTGGCGTAA
- a CDS encoding sugar phosphate nucleotidyltransferase — protein MKAIVLAGGYATRLWPVTKHRPKMLLPVGETTVIDRILGELEADDRITDVFVSTNQRFADDFRDHIAASSFEKPSLTVEETAEEDEKFGVVGALAQLVAREGLGDEALLVIAGDNLISFDIAEFVDYFEQYDDPTLAAYDVGSLEKASSYGLIELDGEEVTEFQEKPDEPNSTLVSIACYAFPPDAIRFDEYLEDGNNPDEPGWFIQWLVEDGPVRAFTFDDAWYDIGTPESYLEAVAWELDGDTVVAEDATIENTTLGENVHVLSGAEVVNSSLDNTIVFPDTMILDSDIRQSIIDRDTQVESLDLAGALIGAHTQLTDGS, from the coding sequence ATGAAAGCGATTGTCCTTGCAGGCGGGTACGCCACCCGGCTCTGGCCAGTCACCAAGCACCGGCCCAAGATGTTGCTTCCTGTCGGTGAGACGACTGTCATCGACCGGATTCTCGGCGAGTTAGAAGCGGACGATCGCATTACCGACGTGTTTGTCAGCACGAACCAGCGGTTTGCCGACGACTTCCGGGACCACATCGCCGCGAGCAGTTTCGAGAAGCCGTCCCTGACCGTCGAGGAAACCGCCGAAGAGGACGAGAAGTTCGGCGTCGTCGGCGCGCTCGCCCAACTGGTTGCCCGGGAAGGACTCGGCGACGAAGCCCTGCTGGTCATTGCCGGCGACAATCTCATCAGCTTCGACATCGCGGAGTTCGTCGATTACTTCGAGCAGTACGACGACCCCACGCTCGCAGCCTATGATGTCGGGTCCCTAGAAAAGGCCAGCTCTTACGGTCTCATCGAACTCGACGGCGAGGAAGTCACGGAGTTCCAGGAGAAGCCCGATGAGCCCAACAGCACCCTCGTCTCGATTGCCTGCTACGCCTTTCCGCCTGATGCGATTCGCTTCGACGAGTACCTCGAAGACGGGAACAACCCTGACGAACCCGGCTGGTTCATCCAGTGGCTCGTCGAGGACGGGCCAGTCCGTGCGTTCACCTTCGACGACGCCTGGTACGACATCGGGACGCCCGAAAGCTATCTGGAGGCCGTCGCATGGGAACTCGACGGGGACACCGTTGTCGCGGAGGACGCTACCATCGAGAACACCACTCTCGGAGAGAACGTCCACGTCCTCTCGGGAGCCGAGGTCGTCAACTCAAGCCTCGACAACACCATCGTGTTCCCGGACACGATGATCCTCGATTCGGATATCCGCCAGTCGATTATCGACCGCGACACCCAGGTCGAGAGTTTAGACCTCGCCGGTGCACTCATCGGCGCACACACGCAGTTGACGGACGGGAGCTAA
- a CDS encoding NUDIX hydrolase, whose product MTDDADGPETETGDVNLTEKINQTNVDERISSLEAAYDEVPVTEETFELAPDDYADVFAATRGTGYSGNSVVFVTRDGSNFPELSEQIPEQAAGDTRDRVLLVLGRGADMWALPGGGKGDEYESVQGTAMRRVNEQTGIRCTVTGVAEVVHSKYYPNTDAQGSVHTLDIYLEAEYKKGSLDVDESELVGAAWFAEPPERLTPGAEERFAAFLGDE is encoded by the coding sequence ATGACTGACGACGCCGACGGTCCTGAAACTGAGACAGGAGATGTGAACCTCACGGAGAAGATCAACCAGACGAACGTCGACGAGCGTATTTCGAGTCTGGAGGCGGCCTACGACGAGGTCCCGGTCACCGAGGAGACCTTTGAGCTAGCACCTGACGACTACGCCGACGTGTTCGCTGCGACACGTGGGACTGGGTACTCCGGGAACAGCGTCGTGTTCGTCACCCGGGACGGCTCTAATTTTCCGGAGTTAAGCGAGCAGATACCCGAGCAGGCGGCTGGCGACACCCGCGACCGAGTGCTGCTGGTGCTGGGACGCGGCGCTGACATGTGGGCACTTCCGGGCGGCGGCAAGGGAGACGAGTACGAATCAGTGCAAGGGACTGCCATGCGGCGCGTCAACGAACAGACAGGAATCCGCTGTACGGTCACTGGGGTTGCGGAGGTCGTTCACTCCAAGTACTATCCGAACACCGATGCACAGGGGTCGGTACATACGCTAGACATCTACCTCGAAGCGGAGTACAAGAAGGGGAGCCTCGACGTGGACGAGTCGGAACTCGTCGGCGCGGCGTGGTTCGCGGAGCCACCGGAGCGCCTGACTCCGGGAGCCGAGGAACGGTTTGCGGCCTTCCTCGGCGACGAGTGA